CTCGGTATTTATCGTCAGCAGAAAATCGCTAAAAACCGCCTGATTATGCGCTGGCTCTCCCATCGCGGCGGCGCTTTGGATTTCCTTGAGTTTCAAAAAGAACACCCAGGTGAGCCGTTTCCGGTGGCAGTGGCGTTAGGTGCTGACCCGGCGACGATTCTTGCGGCCGTTACGCCCGTGCCAGACTCGCTTTCGGAGTATGCCTTTGCAGGGCTGCTACGTGGCTCGCGTACTGAGCTAGTCAAGTGCGGCCACGCGGATCTTGATGTGCCGGCATCGAGCGAAATCATCCTCGAAGGCTTCATCTATCCTGACGACATGGCAGCGGAAGGCCCCTTTGGTGACCACACCGGTTACTACAATGAGGTCGATCACTTTCCTGTCTTTACCGTCACCCGTATGACCATGCGCCGTGACGCGATTTACCATTCTACCTACACCGGGCGTCCGCCTGACGAACCGGCGATCCTCGGGTTAGCGTTGAACGAAGTATTTGTGCCGATTCTGTGTAAACAATTCCCAGAAATTGTCGACTTTTATCTGCCGCCAGAAGGCTGTTCGTACCGCATGGCGGTGGTCACGATGAAGAAGCAATACCCTGGTCACGCCAAGCGCGTAATGATGGGGGTCTGGAGCTTTCTGCGACAGTTCATGTACACCAAGTTTGTGATTGTGCTGGATGACGACGTTGATGCCCGCAACTGGGAAGACGTCATTTGGGCCATCACCACACGGATGGATCCCGCGCGCGACACCGTGCTCGTGGAGAATACGCCGATTGATTATCTCGATTTCGCCTCGCCGGTCTCAGGCCTTGGGTCGAAAATGGGGTTAGACGCCACCAATAAATGGCCGGGTGAAACAGACCGGGAGTGGGGCACCCCCATTGTGATGGACGAAGCCGTTAAAGCGCGTGTGGATGATCGCTGGGAAGCGCTTGGGATCGGCCTTGATTTGCCGCCCTCTCGCCACGGCGGTTAAACGTGCGGCGTTATAGTTGACCGAAATAGTTGAGCGAAATAGTTGAGCGAATTTGCAAAAAGAGGCTTTCATGAGTGCAAGGACGTTGACTTGCCAAGTTACCGAAGTTGAGAACTTGAACCCCGATGTGTTTGGCGTGACGCTCGAAGGGCGCGCCGAAGCCATG
This DNA window, taken from Vreelandella profundi, encodes the following:
- the ubiD gene encoding 4-hydroxy-3-polyprenylbenzoate decarboxylase yields the protein MKYKDLREFIAALEARGELKRIHVEVDPYLEITEICDRTLRAGGPALLFENVKGHDMPLLGNLFGTPKRVALGMGQDSVEALREVGKLLAFLKEPDPPKGLKDAWDKLPIFKQVLSMGPKNVKRAPVQEVVYEDDDVDLGLLPIQHCWPGDAGPLVTWPLVITKGPHKKRQNLGIYRQQKIAKNRLIMRWLSHRGGALDFLEFQKEHPGEPFPVAVALGADPATILAAVTPVPDSLSEYAFAGLLRGSRTELVKCGHADLDVPASSEIILEGFIYPDDMAAEGPFGDHTGYYNEVDHFPVFTVTRMTMRRDAIYHSTYTGRPPDEPAILGLALNEVFVPILCKQFPEIVDFYLPPEGCSYRMAVVTMKKQYPGHAKRVMMGVWSFLRQFMYTKFVIVLDDDVDARNWEDVIWAITTRMDPARDTVLVENTPIDYLDFASPVSGLGSKMGLDATNKWPGETDREWGTPIVMDEAVKARVDDRWEALGIGLDLPPSRHGG